In Kineococcus endophyticus, the following proteins share a genomic window:
- a CDS encoding DUF1348 family protein, whose protein sequence is MSRPPLPPFTAASAAVKARAAEDAWNSRDPERIALAYSEDSWWRNRSTFLQGRAAIVEFLTGKWERELDYRLIKEVWAHTGDVIAVRFAYEYHDADGQWFRAHGNENWRFDDAGLMTHRHASINDVAIAESERKFSWDLSGPRPADHPGLSDLGL, encoded by the coding sequence GTGTCCCGTCCGCCCCTGCCCCCGTTCACCGCCGCCAGTGCCGCCGTCAAGGCCCGCGCCGCCGAGGACGCCTGGAACTCCCGCGACCCCGAGCGCATCGCCCTCGCCTACAGCGAGGACAGCTGGTGGCGCAACCGCTCCACCTTCCTGCAGGGCCGCGCCGCCATCGTCGAGTTCCTCACCGGCAAGTGGGAACGCGAACTGGACTACCGGCTCATCAAGGAGGTCTGGGCCCACACCGGCGACGTCATCGCCGTCCGGTTCGCGTACGAGTACCACGACGCGGACGGCCAGTGGTTCCGCGCCCACGGCAACGAGAACTGGCGCTTCGACGACGCAGGGCTCATGACCCACCGCCACGCCAGCATCAACGACGTCGCGATCGCGGAGTCCGAGCGCAAGTTCTCCTGGGACCTCTCCGGACCGCGTCCGGCCGACCACCCCGGCCTGAGCGACCTCGGGTTGTGA
- a CDS encoding metallophosphoesterase: protein MTRAATRVLHLSDTHLMAAGALHNGLVDTTAALGHVLESLHGIGSVDAVVVSGDVSDDGTVASYTTARDLVGEFARSHGAVPVFAMGNHDTRGQFAEVLGPVRSVHDLDGFRVVVLDSSVPGRGYGFLDPEQLDWLRGELATPAARGSAVVLHHSPVRAPTVLHEALKLQNPDDLLDALAGTDVRVVLSGHYHHHAAQTYPSGLTALVAPGVANRSDPFVAHGQERILRGHGALLVEVDEAGTVFSSVLSIPSPGDGEELFVLDEETVQRIAAEAGVPR from the coding sequence GTGACGCGAGCGGCGACCCGGGTGCTGCACCTGTCCGACACCCACCTCATGGCGGCGGGCGCCCTGCACAACGGGCTCGTCGACACGACGGCCGCTCTCGGGCACGTGCTGGAGTCGTTGCACGGCATCGGGTCCGTGGACGCCGTCGTGGTGTCGGGGGACGTCTCGGACGACGGGACGGTCGCCTCGTACACGACGGCCCGCGACCTCGTCGGGGAGTTCGCGCGCTCGCACGGGGCCGTCCCGGTGTTCGCGATGGGGAACCACGACACCCGCGGGCAGTTCGCCGAGGTGCTGGGGCCGGTCCGGTCCGTGCACGACCTCGACGGGTTCCGCGTCGTCGTCCTCGACTCCTCCGTCCCCGGCCGCGGGTACGGGTTCCTCGACCCCGAGCAGCTGGACTGGCTGCGCGGGGAACTCGCGACGCCCGCGGCCCGCGGCTCGGCCGTGGTGCTGCACCACTCCCCCGTCCGCGCGCCGACGGTGCTGCACGAGGCGCTGAAGCTGCAGAACCCCGACGACCTGCTCGACGCGCTGGCGGGCACCGACGTGCGGGTCGTGCTCTCCGGGCACTACCACCACCACGCCGCGCAGACGTACCCGTCGGGTCTCACGGCGCTCGTCGCTCCCGGGGTCGCGAACCGCAGCGACCCGTTCGTCGCGCACGGGCAGGAGCGGATCCTGCGGGGTCACGGCGCCCTGCTCGTCGAGGTCGACGAGGCGGGGACGGTGTTCTCCAGCGTCCTGTCGATCCCCTCCCCCGGCGACGGGGAGGAACTGTTCGTCCTGGACGAGGAGACCGTCCAGCGCATCGCCGCCGAGGCCGGGGTCCCGCGCTGA
- a CDS encoding TetR/AcrR family transcriptional regulator: protein MPRTLLDRSDAVRALADVFRRRGFEAASLSVIQQETGMGRGSLYHFFPDGKADMARAVLGEVQSWFEDQVFTPLRTADDVAGAVSRMAGTVRDYFLSRQRVCLFAVTALGGELATHADAVRTYFSVWVDLLAQTLRRGGVEDRDAAALALDAVAAIQGALVLARALDEDAVVVGVVAGVEERLLAAVS from the coding sequence GTGCCGCGGACCCTCCTCGACCGTTCGGACGCCGTGCGGGCCCTCGCCGACGTCTTCCGCCGCCGGGGTTTCGAGGCCGCGTCGCTGTCGGTCATCCAGCAGGAGACCGGCATGGGCCGGGGCAGCCTGTACCACTTCTTCCCGGACGGGAAGGCGGACATGGCGCGTGCGGTGCTGGGCGAGGTGCAGTCGTGGTTCGAGGACCAGGTCTTCACGCCGCTGCGGACCGCTGACGACGTGGCCGGCGCCGTGTCGAGGATGGCGGGCACGGTCCGGGACTACTTCCTCTCCCGCCAGCGGGTCTGCCTGTTCGCGGTGACGGCCCTGGGTGGGGAGCTGGCGACCCACGCCGACGCGGTCCGCACCTACTTCTCCGTGTGGGTCGACCTCCTGGCCCAGACGCTGCGGCGCGGTGGCGTCGAGGATCGGGACGCCGCAGCGCTGGCGCTGGACGCGGTCGCCGCGATCCAGGGGGCGCTGGTCCTGGCGCGCGCCCTCGACGAGGACGCCGTGGTCGTCGGGGTCGTGGCCGGCGTCGAGGAACGCCTGCTCGCCGCCGTCTCCTGA
- the pknB gene encoding Stk1 family PASTA domain-containing Ser/Thr kinase encodes MTDTTTGHGVPAPRVLGGRYEVGNLLGRGGMAEVHVAQDTRLGRTVAVKLLRSDLARDPSFQARFRREAQAAAGLNHPSIVAVYDTGAEHLTEHGGGRVELPWIVMEYVEGRTLRDMLRTDHPLAITDALAYTEGVLGALEYSHRMGIVHRDIKPANVMITPAGEVKVMDFGIARAISDSSATLTQTSAVMGTAQYLSPEQARGEQVDARSDLYSTGCLLYEILTGRPPFTGDAPVAVAYQHVSEQPRPPSALVPDIPPAVDHVVLMALTKDREHRYQSAGDFADDLRRAVEGRPLRGASLPPTAQATQQFAAAPPTTVTPPVPVGPSTGTLPRVSDDGPLEEDRPRRWPWIIVIVALVLGIGVVVWALSNSGADRDGSGSQTTASTPATVAMPDVVNSSESDARTAIEAAGLTANVTQAADDTVAAGNVVSTDPQAGTQVQVGGTVNVVVSSGPDAVQVPNVRGQSQEAARQTLQEAGFTVGDVNSVDDASVGKGEVVSTNPKIGASAPKGSTVALNISSGQVTVPDVVGQSQTDAQKTLNDLGFNVNTKETTEQGSGEPGSVVDQSLQAGTKVDAGSSIDLVVQAQPTATDTPSSSPTGSSSPSPTGSSSGGSSASSSPTGDSGDGQQ; translated from the coding sequence GTGACGGACACGACGACTGGCCACGGGGTGCCGGCGCCGCGCGTGCTCGGCGGCCGCTACGAGGTCGGGAACCTGCTCGGTCGCGGCGGCATGGCCGAGGTCCACGTGGCCCAGGACACCCGGCTCGGGCGGACGGTCGCGGTGAAGCTGCTGCGCTCCGACCTCGCGCGGGACCCCTCGTTCCAGGCCCGGTTCCGCCGGGAGGCGCAGGCCGCGGCCGGCCTCAACCACCCCTCGATCGTCGCGGTCTACGACACCGGCGCCGAGCACCTCACCGAGCACGGCGGCGGCCGCGTCGAGCTGCCGTGGATCGTCATGGAGTACGTCGAGGGCCGGACGCTGCGCGACATGCTGCGCACCGACCACCCCCTCGCCATCACCGACGCCCTGGCGTACACCGAGGGTGTCCTCGGCGCGCTGGAGTACTCCCACCGCATGGGCATCGTCCACCGCGACATCAAGCCCGCCAACGTCATGATCACGCCCGCGGGCGAGGTCAAGGTCATGGACTTCGGCATCGCGCGGGCGATCAGCGACTCCTCCGCGACGCTGACCCAGACGTCCGCCGTCATGGGCACGGCGCAGTACCTGTCGCCCGAGCAGGCCCGCGGCGAGCAGGTCGATGCCCGCAGCGACCTGTACTCCACCGGCTGCCTGCTGTACGAGATCCTCACCGGCCGCCCGCCGTTCACCGGTGACGCGCCCGTCGCCGTGGCGTACCAGCACGTCTCGGAGCAGCCGCGGCCGCCGTCGGCGCTCGTGCCGGACATCCCGCCGGCCGTCGACCACGTCGTCCTCATGGCGCTGACGAAGGACCGCGAGCACCGGTACCAGAGCGCCGGCGACTTCGCCGACGACCTCCGCCGGGCCGTCGAGGGCCGTCCCCTGCGCGGGGCGAGCCTGCCGCCGACGGCCCAGGCCACCCAGCAGTTCGCGGCCGCGCCGCCCACGACCGTCACCCCGCCGGTGCCCGTCGGCCCCTCGACCGGGACGCTGCCGCGCGTCAGCGACGACGGGCCGCTGGAGGAGGACCGGCCGCGGCGCTGGCCGTGGATCATCGTCATCGTCGCGCTGGTGCTCGGCATCGGCGTCGTCGTGTGGGCGCTGTCGAACTCCGGCGCCGACCGCGACGGGTCCGGGAGCCAGACCACGGCCTCGACGCCGGCGACCGTCGCGATGCCCGATGTGGTGAACTCCTCGGAGTCCGACGCCCGGACGGCGATCGAGGCGGCCGGGCTGACGGCCAACGTCACGCAGGCGGCCGACGACACCGTCGCGGCCGGCAACGTCGTCAGCACCGACCCGCAGGCGGGCACCCAGGTGCAGGTCGGCGGCACGGTGAACGTCGTCGTCTCGTCGGGCCCGGACGCCGTCCAGGTGCCGAACGTCCGCGGCCAGTCGCAGGAGGCGGCCCGGCAGACGCTCCAGGAGGCCGGGTTCACGGTCGGCGACGTCAACTCCGTCGACGACGCCTCGGTGGGCAAGGGCGAGGTCGTCTCGACCAACCCGAAGATCGGCGCCTCGGCCCCGAAGGGATCCACGGTCGCGCTGAACATCTCCAGCGGTCAGGTCACCGTGCCGGACGTCGTCGGGCAGTCGCAGACCGACGCGCAGAAGACGCTCAACGACCTCGGCTTCAACGTCAACACCAAGGAGACCACGGAGCAGGGCAGCGGTGAGCCGGGCTCCGTCGTGGACCAGAGCCTGCAGGCCGGGACGAAGGTCGACGCGGGATCCTCCATCGACCTCGTCGTCCAGGCCCAGCCCACGGCGACGGACACGCCGTCGTCGTCCCCGACCGGCTCGTCCTCGCCGAGCCCGACGGGATCGTCGAGCGGGGGTTCGTCCGCGAGCAGCAGCCCGACCGGGGACTCCGGGGACGGTCAGCAGTGA